The following proteins are encoded in a genomic region of Entelurus aequoreus isolate RoL-2023_Sb linkage group LG01, RoL_Eaeq_v1.1, whole genome shotgun sequence:
- the ahcy gene encoding adenosylhomocysteinase, with protein MSEKLAYKVADISQAEWGRKAIDIAENEMPGLMKMREMYGPSKPLKGARIAGCLHMTLQTAVLIETLTELGAEVQWSSCNIFSTQDHAAAAIAKSGVPVYAWKGETDEEYMWCIEQTLYFKDGQPLNMILDDGGDLTNLVHKKHPKLLTGIRGLSEETTTGVHNLYKMMKKGDLKVPAINVNDSVTKSKFDNLYGCRESLIDGIKRATDVMIAGKVAVVAGYGDVGKGCVQALRGFGARVIVTEIDPINALQAAMEGFEVTTMDEASLEGNIFVTTTGCEDIIQGHHFENMKDDAIVCNIGHFDCEIDMSWLNENAAKKINIKPQVDRYLMKSGRHIIVLAEGRLVNLGCAMGHPSFVMSNSFTNQVLAQIELWTNTAKYPVGVHFLPKKLDEQVAAAHLDKLGVKLTKLTDSQAKYLGLPKEGPFKPDHYRY; from the exons ATGTCCGAGAAACTTGCCTACAAAGTTG CTGACATCAGCCAGGCCGAGTGGGGGCGCAAGGCCATTGATATAGCCGAAAACGAGATGCCGGGTCTGATGAAGATGAGGGAGATGTACGGTCCGTCGAAGCCGCTCAAGGGCGCGCGCATCGCTGGTTGCCTCCACATGACCCTACAGACCGCCGTGCTTATTGAGACCCTCACCGAACTTGGAGCAGAG GTTCAGTGGTCGAGCTGCAACATCTTCTCCACTCAGGATCATGCTGCCGCCGCCATTGCCAAGTCTGGTGTCCCAG TGTACGCATGGAAGGGTGAGACGGACGAGGAGTACATGTGGTGCATCGAGCAGACGCTCTACTTCAAAGATGGACAACCCCTCAACATGATCCTGGACGATGGAGGAGATCTCACCAACCTGGTCCACAAAAAGCATCCCAAGCTGCTGACAG GCATCCGCGGCCTCTCTGAGGAGACCACCACAGGCGTCCATAATCTGTACAAGATGATGAAGAAGGGCGACCTAAAGGTCCCCGCCATCAACGTCAACGACTCCGTCACCAAG AGTAAGTTTGACAACCTGTACGGCTGCAGGGAGAGCCTCATCGACGGCATCAAGCGCGCCACAGACGTCATGATCGCCGGGAAGGTGGCTGTGGTGGCGGGCTACGGCGACGTGGGCAAAGGCTGTGTCCAGGCCCTGCGTGGCTTCGGTGCCCGTGTCATCGTCACAGAGATCGACCCCATCAACGCACTTCAGGCAGCCATGGAGG GCTTTGAGGTAACAACAATGGATGAAGCTAGCCTGGAAGGAAACATCTTTGTCACCACCACTGGCTGTGAGGACATCATCCAGGGCCA TCACTTTGAGAACATGAAGGATGATGCCATCGTCTGCAACATTGGACACTTTGACTGCGAGATTGACATGAGCTGGCTGAACGAAAATGCAGCCAAGAAAATCAACATAAAACCTCAG GTTGACCGCTACCTGATGAAAAGCGGCCGTCACATCATCGTGCTGGCTGAGGGCAGGCTGGTCAATTTGGGCTGCGCCATGGGTCACCCGTCATTTGTCATGAGCAACTCCTTCACCAACCAG GTTCTGGCGCAAATTGAACTGTGGACCAATACTGCCAAATATCCTGTGGGAGTTCACTTCTTGCCCAAAAAG CTGGACGAGCAGGTAGCCGCCGCCCACTTGGACAAACTGGGTGTGAAGCTGACCAAGCTGACTGACAGCCAGGCTAAGTACTTGGGATTGCCCAAGGAGGGCCCCTTCAAGCCGGACCACTACCGCTACTGA